The following proteins come from a genomic window of Acinonyx jubatus isolate Ajub_Pintada_27869175 chromosome C1, VMU_Ajub_asm_v1.0, whole genome shotgun sequence:
- the LOC113595526 gene encoding G-protein coupled receptor 35-like isoform X3 — MRAPRAGQVFRTPPGTFKTMPSPVWDGEESSGHTEASLTMNGTCHTSELTWPYWVKNIVDAYVDLLLALGLLLNGLALWVFCCRVRRWTETHIYMAHLAVADLCLLCALPFFLYSLKQRTEDTLFCQLSQGVYLTNRYMSISLVTAIAVDRYVALRHPLRAPALRSPRQAVAVCAALWALVTGSLVLRWALGVREGGFCFLSVSRQSSHTTAFSLLGFYLPLAVLLFCSLQVVAALGQGPAAHTDQAEATRRATRMVWANLVVFVACFLPLHVVLAVRVATSRSAPTPALCYALYVTSKLSDANCCLDSICYCFMAKEFQEEVSALASMPTAKAHRSRDSFSVTLA; from the exons ATGCGGGCCCCCCGAGCTGGCCAAGTGTTCAGGACCCCACCGGGTACCTTCAAAACCATGCCAAGCCCTGTCTGGGACGGTGAGGAGAGCTCGGGCCACACCGAGGCCAGCCT GACCATGAACGGTACCTGTCACACCAGTGAGCTCACCTGGCCCTACTGGGTCAAGAACATCGTGGACGCCTACGTGGACCTGCTGCTGGCGCTGGGGCTGCTGCTCAACGGCCTGGCGCTGTGGGTGTTCTGCTGCCGCGTGCGGCGGTGGACGGAGACGCACATCTACATGGCCCACCTGGCCGTGGCCGACCTCTGCCTGCTCTGCGCCCTGCCCTTCTTCCTGTATTCCCTGAAGCAGAGAACCGAGGACACGCTGTTCTGCCAGCTCTCCCAGGGCGTCTACCTGACGAACAGGTACATGAGCATCAGCCTGGTGACGGCCATCGCCGTGGACCGCTACGTGGCCCTGCGGCACCCGCTGCGCGCCCCCGCCCTCCGCTCCCCGCGGCAGGCCGTGGCCGTGTGCGCGGCGCTCTGGGCGCTGGTGACGGGCTCGCTGGTGCTCCGGTGGGCCCTGGGGGTGCGGGAGGGCGGCTTCTGCTTCCTGAGCGTCTCCCGGCAGAGCTCCCACACCACGGCCTTCTCCCTGCTGGGCTTCTACCTGCCGCTGGCCGTGCTGCTCTTCTGCTCCCTGCAGGTGGTCGCTGCCCTGGGCCAGGGGCCGGCCGCCCACACGGACCAGGCAGAGGCCACCCGGAGGGCCACCCGCATGGTCTGGGCGAACCTGGTCGTGTTCGTGGCCTGCTTCCTGCCCTTACACGTGGTGCTGGCGGTGCGCGTGGCCACGAGCCGCAgcgcccccaccccggccctctGCTACGCCCTCTATGTCACCAGCAAGCTCTCAGATGCCAACTGCTGCCTGGACTCCATCTGCTACTGCTTCATGGCCAAGGAGTTCCAGGAGGAGGTGTCGGCACTGGCCTCCATGCCCACTGCCAAGGCCCACAGGAGCCGGGACTCTTTCTCTGTGACCCTGGCCTAG
- the LOC113595526 gene encoding G-protein coupled receptor 35-like isoform X4 produces the protein MNGTCHTSELTWPYWVKNIVDAYVDLLLALGLLLNGLALWVFCCRVRRWTETHIYMAHLAVADLCLLCALPFFLYSLKQRTEDTLFCQLSQGVYLTNRYMSISLVTAIAVDRYVALRHPLRAPALRSPRQAVAVCAALWALVTGSLVLRWALGVREGGFCFLSVSRQSSHTTAFSLLGFYLPLAVLLFCSLQVVAALGQGPAAHTDQAEATRRATRMVWANLVVFVACFLPLHVVLAVRVATSRSAPTPALCYALYVTSKLSDANCCLDSICYCFMAKEFQEEVSALASMPTAKAHRSRDSFSVTLA, from the coding sequence ATGAACGGTACCTGTCACACCAGTGAGCTCACCTGGCCCTACTGGGTCAAGAACATCGTGGACGCCTACGTGGACCTGCTGCTGGCGCTGGGGCTGCTGCTCAACGGCCTGGCGCTGTGGGTGTTCTGCTGCCGCGTGCGGCGGTGGACGGAGACGCACATCTACATGGCCCACCTGGCCGTGGCCGACCTCTGCCTGCTCTGCGCCCTGCCCTTCTTCCTGTATTCCCTGAAGCAGAGAACCGAGGACACGCTGTTCTGCCAGCTCTCCCAGGGCGTCTACCTGACGAACAGGTACATGAGCATCAGCCTGGTGACGGCCATCGCCGTGGACCGCTACGTGGCCCTGCGGCACCCGCTGCGCGCCCCCGCCCTCCGCTCCCCGCGGCAGGCCGTGGCCGTGTGCGCGGCGCTCTGGGCGCTGGTGACGGGCTCGCTGGTGCTCCGGTGGGCCCTGGGGGTGCGGGAGGGCGGCTTCTGCTTCCTGAGCGTCTCCCGGCAGAGCTCCCACACCACGGCCTTCTCCCTGCTGGGCTTCTACCTGCCGCTGGCCGTGCTGCTCTTCTGCTCCCTGCAGGTGGTCGCTGCCCTGGGCCAGGGGCCGGCCGCCCACACGGACCAGGCAGAGGCCACCCGGAGGGCCACCCGCATGGTCTGGGCGAACCTGGTCGTGTTCGTGGCCTGCTTCCTGCCCTTACACGTGGTGCTGGCGGTGCGCGTGGCCACGAGCCGCAgcgcccccaccccggccctctGCTACGCCCTCTATGTCACCAGCAAGCTCTCAGATGCCAACTGCTGCCTGGACTCCATCTGCTACTGCTTCATGGCCAAGGAGTTCCAGGAGGAGGTGTCGGCACTGGCCTCCATGCCCACTGCCAAGGCCCACAGGAGCCGGGACTCTTTCTCTGTGACCCTGGCCTAG